From the Motacilla alba alba isolate MOTALB_02 chromosome Z, Motacilla_alba_V1.0_pri, whole genome shotgun sequence genome, one window contains:
- the LOC119695782 gene encoding S-methyl-5'-thioadenosine phosphorylase, whose translation MAAAAAASVPVKIGIIGGTGLDDPDILEGRTEKYVDTPYGKPSDALILGKIKNVDCVLLARHGRHHTIMPSNVNYRANIWALKEENCSHVLVTTACGSLREEIQPGDLVIIDQFIDRTTKRHCTLYDGQHSTLSGVCHIPMAEPFCTKTREVLIETAKKLGLQCHSKGTMITIEGPRFSSRAESCVFRSWGADVINMTTVPEVILAKEAGMSYASIAMATDYDCWKEHEEAVSVDKVLKTLKGNANKATSILLTAIPQIGSMEWTSTLHTLKTMVQCSVILPKQ comes from the exons ATTGGAATTATCGGTGGAACTGGCCTGGATGATCCGGATATCTtagaaggaagaacagaaaaatatgttgaCACTCCTTATGGCAAG CCATCGGATGCTCTGATTTTGGGAAAGATCAAAAATGTGGACTGTGTGCTTCTGGCGAG ACATGGAAGGCATCATACAATTATGCCATCAAATGTCAATTACCGTGCCAATATCTGGGcattgaaagaagaaaattgttcCCATGTATTAGTGACTACTGCCTGTGGTTCATTACGAGAGGAAATACAACCTGGTGATCTTGTCATAATTGACCAGTTCATTGACAG GACAACTAAAAGACATTGTACTTTATATGATGGACAGCATTCCACTCTCTCAGGAGTATGTCATATTCCAATGGCTGAGCCTTTCTGCACCAAAACCAGAGAG GTTCTTATTGAGACTGCCAAGAAGCTGGGCCTCCAGTGTCACTCTAAGGGGACAATGATCACAATTGAAGGCCCACGTTTCAGCTCTCGAGCAGAAAGCTGTGTGTTTCGCAGTTGGGGAGCTGATGTTATCAACATGACTACAGTGCCTGAAGTGATACTTGCAAAGGAAGCTGGAATGAGTTATGCTAGTATTGCCATGGCAACAGATTATGACTGCTGGAAGGAGCATGAAGAAGCT GTTTCAGTGGATAAAGTTTTAAAGACGctgaaaggaaatgcaaataaGGCTACAAGCATACTCCTTACTGCCATACCTCAGATAGGCTCCATGGAATGGACCAGCACCCTGCACACTCTGAAA